The following coding sequences lie in one Caproicibacterium argilliputei genomic window:
- the purM gene encoding phosphoribosylformylglycinamidine cyclo-ligase, translating into MNKNSYSNSYKEAGVDVTAGYRSVELMKQYVARTKTAGVLSGIGGFGGLFKPDFSGMQEPVLVSGTDGVGTKLKVAFLMDKHDTVGVDCVAMCVNDVLCCGAQPLFFLDYIATGRNYPEKTATIVSGIAEGCVQAESALVGGETAEHPGLMPDEEYDLAGFSVGIVDRAKMIDGSKVKAGDVIVGLQSSGVHSNGFSLVRRVLGVDETSVQRYVPELGMTLGEALLTPTKIYVKSMKQLMHTVEVKAVSHVTGGGFYENVPRMLQPGMTANIRLSAIEELPIFSLIQQTGKISDRDMYNTFNMGIGMCCVVSPEDADTAVQTLCAAGEKASVIGEIAAGEDGVVLC; encoded by the coding sequence ATGAACAAGAACAGTTACAGCAACAGCTACAAAGAGGCCGGCGTGGATGTGACTGCCGGCTACCGGTCCGTGGAACTGATGAAGCAGTATGTTGCCCGTACCAAGACCGCCGGTGTCCTCTCCGGCATCGGTGGCTTCGGCGGTCTGTTTAAACCGGACTTTTCCGGTATGCAGGAACCGGTGCTGGTCAGCGGCACAGATGGTGTCGGAACCAAGCTGAAAGTTGCGTTTTTAATGGACAAGCATGATACAGTGGGCGTTGACTGTGTCGCGATGTGCGTCAATGATGTGCTCTGCTGTGGGGCGCAGCCACTGTTCTTTCTGGATTATATTGCAACCGGCCGCAACTATCCTGAAAAGACGGCAACGATTGTCAGCGGGATTGCAGAGGGCTGCGTGCAGGCGGAAAGCGCGCTGGTTGGCGGTGAAACTGCCGAGCATCCCGGGCTGATGCCGGATGAGGAATATGACCTTGCCGGCTTTTCCGTCGGCATTGTAGACCGGGCGAAAATGATTGACGGCAGCAAAGTCAAAGCCGGCGATGTCATTGTCGGTCTGCAGTCCTCCGGCGTTCATTCCAATGGCTTTTCTCTGGTGCGCAGGGTGCTGGGCGTGGATGAAACCAGTGTTCAGCGCTATGTACCGGAACTGGGGATGACACTGGGCGAAGCGTTGCTGACACCGACAAAAATTTATGTGAAATCCATGAAACAATTGATGCATACCGTAGAGGTCAAAGCAGTTTCACACGTGACCGGCGGCGGCTTTTACGAAAATGTTCCGCGGATGCTGCAACCGGGCATGACAGCGAACATCCGCCTTTCCGCCATTGAAGAACTCCCGATTTTTTCACTGATTCAGCAGACGGGAAAAATCTCCGACCGCGATATGTATAACACATTTAACATGGGGATTGGGATGTGCTGTGTCGTTTCGCCGGAAGATGCGGATACCGCAGTGCAGACGCTTTGCGCGGCAGGGGAAAAGGCATCTGTAATCGGTGAGATTGCAGCTGGAGAGGACGGCGTCGTATTATGCTGA
- the rpsP gene encoding 30S ribosomal protein S16, whose protein sequence is MAVKIRLRRMGAKKNPFYRIVVADSRDPRDGRFIEEIGSYNPLKEPAEVKVDAEKAQTWIKNGAQPTDTVKRLFKQNGVL, encoded by the coding sequence ATGGCAGTAAAGATTCGTCTGCGCCGCATGGGCGCAAAGAAAAACCCGTTTTACCGGATTGTTGTTGCGGATTCCCGCGACCCGCGCGATGGCCGTTTCATTGAAGAAATCGGTAGTTACAATCCGCTTAAAGAGCCAGCAGAAGTGAAAGTGGACGCGGAAAAAGCACAGACCTGGATTAAAAACGGTGCACAGCCGACCGATACGGTGAAGCGCCTTTTCAAGCAGAACGGTGTGCTCTGA
- the ffh gene encoding signal recognition particle protein yields MAFESLSDKLTAAFRRLKSKGKLTQDDVKTAMREVRLALLEADVNYKVAKEFTKKVSERAVGSEVMESLTPGQMVVKIVNEELTQLMGGGESRLKMPASGPCVVLLCGLQGAGKTTHAAKLGRLLKQQGHRPMLVACDVYRPAAVKQLQIVGQQAGVPVFEEGQGDPVQISRDAIRHAKDYGNDFVLLDTAGRLQIDDKLMEELKNIKEAVQPSEILLVVDSMTGQEAVNVSKTFDEKLEITGVILTKLDGDTRGGAALSVKAVTGKPIKFAGIGEKLDDIEVFHPDRMASRILGMGDVLTLIEDAQTKLDEKEAEKTAQRMLQNKLDFNDLLAQFDQIKKMGPMRGILEKIGLDTRKLSDDQLNDRLIDRQKALILSMTPEEREKPDIISPARKRRIAAGSGTKVEDVNKLLKSMEQMQKMMKMMKGKKGKRRRMPPMGGMPGMPGMPGGMPF; encoded by the coding sequence ATGGCATTTGAAAGTCTTTCAGATAAACTGACCGCCGCGTTCCGGCGGCTGAAAAGCAAAGGCAAGCTGACACAGGATGACGTAAAAACAGCAATGCGGGAGGTGCGCCTTGCACTGCTTGAAGCAGATGTGAACTATAAAGTTGCAAAAGAGTTTACCAAAAAGGTCAGTGAGCGCGCTGTTGGCAGCGAGGTCATGGAAAGCCTCACGCCGGGGCAGATGGTTGTCAAAATCGTCAATGAAGAGCTGACGCAGCTCATGGGCGGCGGGGAATCCCGCCTGAAAATGCCTGCTTCCGGGCCGTGTGTGGTTCTGCTGTGCGGCTTGCAGGGTGCCGGTAAAACCACCCATGCGGCAAAGCTGGGTCGCCTGCTTAAACAGCAGGGGCATCGTCCGATGCTCGTCGCCTGTGACGTTTATCGCCCCGCTGCTGTGAAGCAGCTGCAGATTGTCGGGCAGCAGGCAGGCGTGCCGGTCTTTGAGGAGGGGCAGGGCGATCCGGTGCAGATTAGCCGGGATGCCATTCGCCACGCGAAAGATTACGGCAATGATTTTGTGCTGCTTGACACCGCCGGCCGTCTGCAGATTGATGACAAGCTGATGGAGGAACTGAAGAATATCAAGGAAGCCGTGCAGCCCAGTGAAATCCTTCTGGTGGTCGACAGCATGACCGGCCAGGAAGCTGTCAACGTTTCTAAGACATTTGATGAAAAGCTGGAAATTACCGGCGTGATTTTGACAAAGCTGGACGGTGACACCCGCGGCGGCGCGGCACTGTCTGTTAAGGCGGTTACCGGAAAGCCTATTAAATTTGCCGGCATTGGTGAAAAGCTGGACGACATCGAGGTGTTTCATCCCGACCGCATGGCTTCCCGCATTCTCGGTATGGGCGACGTGCTGACGCTGATTGAAGACGCACAGACCAAGCTGGATGAAAAAGAAGCGGAAAAAACCGCCCAGCGGATGCTGCAGAATAAACTGGACTTCAACGACCTGCTGGCGCAGTTTGACCAGATTAAGAAGATGGGCCCCATGCGCGGCATTTTGGAAAAAATCGGGTTGGATACGCGCAAACTCAGCGATGACCAGCTCAACGACCGCCTGATTGACCGCCAAAAAGCTCTCATCCTTTCCATGACGCCGGAAGAACGTGAAAAGCCCGATATCATCAGCCCCGCCCGCAAGCGCCGGATTGCCGCCGGCAGCGGTACCAAGGTGGAGGATGTGAACAAGCTGCTCAAATCCATGGAGCAGATGCAGAAAATGATGAAGATGATGAAGGGCAAAAAAGGCAAGCGCCGCAGGATGCCGCCCATGGGCGGCATGCCCGGTATGCCCGGTATGCCCGGTGGAATGCCGTTTTAA
- the uvrC gene encoding excinuclease ABC subunit UvrC, with protein MLQEEKRRELRKKAMNLPLHPGVYIMHNKAGEIIYIGKAKALKNRVSQYFGSEKNHEEKVRQMVAHVDWFEYILTDSEFEALVLEASLIKQHTPKYNILLKDDKGYHYIRITREAWPRLSQAKQIADDGATYLGPYVSSWATKESVDEALKIFRLPDCNRRFPQDIGKKRPCLNYYIKQCCAPCLGKISETEYRELVDEAIDFVQGGSAQSVKQLEKKMLEASEKLQFERAARLRDRLQAIRRMADRQKVVANSVEEQDVIALAQGPAAACFQVFRYQDARLCDRESFPMGPVGEPESARREFLELYYSIRSRIPPRVTLDAPAENMDLLEQWLTQKSGHAVHLVVPQKGEQAKLAEMVRSNAAEQVAQTTGRTVRETSALDELGRLLGLKNPPQYIESYDISNLAGEDNVAGMVVFENGRPLKSAYRKFKIKTVAGQDDYGSMHEVLTRRFQEYVQHQDEGEGFGRLPDLILLDGGKGQVSAVRPVLEQFDLQIPLFGMVKDNSHRTRAITGDGGEIAINSHRAAFTLVSGIQDEVHRWAIGYHRQSRKKHAFASSLTQIEGIGEKRAKALLHHFRTVAAIQDATLEELATAPDMTRPAAQKVYEHFHPAAE; from the coding sequence ATGCTGCAGGAGGAAAAGCGCCGGGAACTGCGAAAAAAAGCGATGAATCTTCCGCTGCATCCGGGTGTTTATATTATGCACAACAAGGCCGGCGAAATTATTTATATCGGAAAGGCCAAAGCACTGAAAAACCGTGTCAGTCAGTATTTCGGCAGTGAAAAAAATCATGAAGAAAAAGTACGGCAGATGGTGGCGCACGTCGATTGGTTCGAGTACATTCTGACCGACAGCGAATTTGAGGCGCTGGTTCTGGAAGCAAGCCTGATTAAACAGCATACGCCGAAGTACAACATTCTGCTCAAGGACGACAAAGGGTATCATTATATCCGCATTACTAGAGAAGCATGGCCGCGCTTGTCACAGGCCAAGCAGATTGCGGACGACGGCGCGACCTATCTGGGGCCTTATGTCAGTTCGTGGGCCACCAAGGAAAGCGTGGATGAAGCACTGAAAATCTTTCGTCTGCCGGACTGTAACCGCCGCTTTCCGCAGGACATCGGGAAAAAGCGACCGTGCCTGAATTACTATATCAAACAGTGTTGTGCGCCGTGTCTGGGCAAAATCAGCGAAACGGAATATCGGGAATTGGTTGACGAAGCCATTGATTTCGTGCAGGGCGGCAGTGCGCAGTCAGTGAAGCAGCTGGAAAAGAAAATGCTGGAAGCAAGCGAAAAGCTGCAGTTTGAGCGTGCGGCGCGGCTGCGCGACCGTCTGCAGGCGATTCGGCGCATGGCAGACCGGCAGAAAGTGGTTGCCAATTCTGTAGAGGAGCAGGATGTCATTGCCTTAGCGCAGGGTCCTGCCGCCGCGTGCTTTCAGGTGTTTCGGTATCAGGATGCGCGTCTCTGCGACCGGGAAAGCTTTCCCATGGGGCCAGTTGGCGAACCGGAAAGCGCCCGCCGCGAATTTCTGGAACTGTATTATTCCATCCGCAGCCGGATTCCGCCGCGCGTGACGCTGGATGCACCTGCAGAAAATATGGATTTGCTGGAGCAGTGGCTGACACAGAAGTCCGGTCATGCGGTTCACCTGGTGGTGCCGCAGAAGGGGGAGCAGGCGAAGCTTGCGGAAATGGTGCGCAGCAACGCAGCGGAACAAGTAGCGCAGACCACCGGACGCACCGTGCGGGAAACCAGTGCCCTGGATGAGCTGGGCCGCCTGCTGGGACTTAAAAATCCGCCGCAGTACATTGAGTCGTATGATATTTCTAATCTGGCTGGGGAGGACAACGTTGCCGGAATGGTCGTGTTTGAAAATGGCAGACCGCTGAAATCAGCTTACCGAAAGTTTAAAATCAAAACGGTTGCGGGGCAGGATGATTACGGCTCCATGCATGAGGTGCTGACGCGCCGTTTTCAGGAATATGTGCAGCATCAGGATGAGGGAGAGGGCTTTGGCCGCCTGCCCGATTTGATTTTGCTTGACGGCGGCAAAGGGCAGGTCAGCGCTGTGCGACCGGTTTTGGAGCAGTTTGACCTGCAGATTCCACTGTTCGGCATGGTGAAAGACAACAGCCACCGCACCCGTGCGATTACCGGAGACGGCGGTGAGATTGCCATCAATTCGCACCGCGCCGCATTTACTTTGGTGTCCGGTATTCAGGATGAAGTGCACCGTTGGGCCATCGGGTACCATCGCCAAAGCCGGAAGAAGCACGCTTTTGCCTCGTCCCTGACCCAGATTGAGGGCATCGGGGAAAAGCGTGCAAAGGCGCTGCTGCACCACTTCCGTACAGTGGCAGCCATTCAGGACGCTACTTTGGAGGAACTGGCGACCGCACCGGATATGACGCGGCCTGCCGCACAAAAGGTGTATGAGCACTTTCACCCCGCGGCAGAGTGA
- a CDS encoding ATP synthase subunit B family protein: protein MSEANTVNAEDLIDELYVMLEKAWNLPLGHGRAVVDANEARQVLDELRECLPNEIREARSIVGNREKVLAGAKKEAESIVHDAEERAKVLLNQEVILQQARKQADELIVTTQKQTRDMRHASSAYVEDLMQRADEGLTASLSELRSTRQNLKAATMHKKKAKH from the coding sequence ATGAGTGAAGCAAATACCGTAAATGCAGAAGATTTGATTGATGAACTTTATGTAATGCTGGAAAAGGCATGGAATTTACCATTGGGGCATGGCCGCGCGGTGGTTGATGCCAATGAGGCACGTCAGGTTCTGGATGAATTGCGGGAGTGTTTGCCAAATGAAATCCGGGAGGCTCGCTCCATTGTTGGAAACCGCGAAAAGGTTCTTGCCGGTGCAAAGAAAGAAGCGGAAAGCATCGTCCACGATGCGGAGGAGCGTGCAAAGGTTTTGCTGAATCAGGAAGTGATTTTGCAGCAGGCACGCAAGCAGGCTGACGAGTTGATTGTTACTACGCAAAAACAAACGCGGGATATGCGCCATGCCAGCAGCGCTTATGTAGAGGATTTAATGCAGCGCGCGGATGAAGGGCTCACTGCCAGTTTGTCCGAACTGCGGAGTACACGGCAAAACCTGAAAGCCGCGACAATGCACAAAAAGAAAGCAAAACACTAA
- a CDS encoding HPr family phosphocarrier protein, producing the protein MCVKEVLVQNQVGLHARPATFFIQKANEYKSSIWVEKEERRVNAKSLLGVLSLGIVGGTTIRIIADGPDEEDAVDSLVDLVKSGFAE; encoded by the coding sequence ATGTGTGTTAAAGAAGTTCTCGTTCAAAATCAGGTAGGCCTGCATGCTCGTCCTGCAACATTCTTCATTCAGAAAGCGAACGAGTACAAGTCTTCCATCTGGGTTGAAAAGGAAGAGCGCCGTGTAAACGCAAAAAGCCTTCTGGGCGTTCTGTCTTTAGGCATTGTTGGCGGTACGACTATCCGCATCATTGCAGACGGTCCCGATGAAGAGGACGCCGTTGACAGCCTCGTGGATCTGGTCAAGTCTGGTTTTGCTGAGTAA
- the trmD gene encoding tRNA (guanosine(37)-N1)-methyltransferase TrmD — protein sequence MRIDLITLFPEMCEAVLAESIVGRGRKRGAVQIVPHQLRDYAYDRHSTVDDTVFGGGKGMLLKAEPIAACFDDLIRMLGKKPHIVFMSPQGRPLNQPLLKELSTYENLCVLCGHYEGVDERVLEAYVDEEVSLGDFVLTGGELPALCLIDSLARLQPGVLAADECFVEESHYNGLLEYPQYSRPQIWRGKSVPPELMTGHHAKIARWRRQQSLLRTLQKRPDMLRQAELTEDDRHFLTSHAVENAADFSAKT from the coding sequence ATGCGGATTGATCTCATTACACTGTTTCCAGAGATGTGTGAGGCGGTTTTGGCGGAAAGCATCGTTGGCCGCGGCCGCAAGCGCGGTGCTGTGCAAATTGTCCCGCACCAGTTGCGTGATTATGCATACGACCGGCACAGCACGGTGGACGATACGGTTTTCGGCGGCGGTAAAGGAATGCTTTTAAAGGCGGAGCCGATTGCCGCCTGCTTTGACGACCTGATTCGGATGCTTGGGAAAAAACCGCATATTGTATTTATGAGTCCGCAGGGACGGCCGCTGAATCAGCCGCTGCTCAAAGAACTGAGCACCTACGAAAATCTGTGCGTGCTCTGCGGGCATTACGAGGGCGTGGATGAACGGGTTCTGGAAGCGTATGTGGACGAGGAGGTTTCCCTTGGCGACTTCGTTTTGACTGGCGGGGAACTGCCCGCCCTGTGCCTGATTGATTCGCTTGCCCGGCTGCAGCCCGGAGTTTTGGCGGCAGATGAGTGCTTTGTGGAGGAAAGTCACTACAATGGCTTGTTGGAGTATCCGCAGTACAGCCGCCCGCAGATTTGGCGCGGCAAATCTGTGCCGCCGGAGCTGATGACCGGTCACCATGCAAAGATTGCTCGCTGGCGGCGGCAGCAGAGCCTGCTGCGCACGCTGCAGAAGCGTCCCGATATGCTGCGGCAAGCGGAACTGACCGAGGATGACCGGCATTTTCTTACCAGTCATGCGGTGGAAAATGCGGCGGATTTCAGCGCGAAAACATAA
- the rsmD gene encoding 16S rRNA (guanine(966)-N(2))-methyltransferase RsmD produces the protein MQRKEAESMRVITGTARGRRLLTREGSETRPTPERVKEAIFSMIQFQVEGRRVLDAFAGSGQLGIETLSRGAAHADFLDNSKESVDVIHKNLEATGLAGQAAVYQTDTLLFLQRGGARYDLCFLDPPYRTGLLEQALPLCAALMNPGGVILCEHPSDEALPETAGAFVRERAHRYGKIMVTTFVHKDVSK, from the coding sequence ATACAACGAAAGGAGGCCGAATCCATGCGTGTCATTACCGGGACAGCTCGGGGCCGCCGGCTTCTTACGCGGGAAGGTTCCGAAACGCGTCCGACGCCGGAACGTGTGAAAGAGGCCATTTTCAGCATGATTCAGTTTCAAGTGGAGGGGCGCAGGGTGTTGGACGCCTTCGCAGGCTCCGGCCAGCTTGGCATTGAAACACTCAGCCGAGGTGCGGCGCACGCGGACTTTCTGGACAACAGCAAAGAAAGCGTGGATGTGATTCATAAAAATCTCGAAGCAACCGGACTGGCAGGGCAGGCTGCTGTGTATCAGACCGATACGCTTCTGTTTTTGCAGCGCGGGGGCGCACGCTATGACCTCTGCTTTCTGGATCCGCCGTACCGTACCGGGCTGTTGGAGCAGGCGCTGCCACTCTGTGCCGCTCTTATGAATCCCGGCGGCGTGATTCTCTGTGAGCATCCGTCTGATGAGGCGCTGCCGGAAACAGCTGGTGCGTTTGTCAGGGAACGTGCGCACCGGTACGGGAAAATTATGGTCACAACATTCGTGCATAAGGATGTGTCAAAGTGA
- the ylxM gene encoding YlxM family DNA-binding protein, giving the protein MAKDFEISLLLDYYGSMLTEKQRNVISCYYNEDLSLSEIAQNEGITRQGVRDAIKRGEAQLKEMEQNLGLLQKSRERAAAFTQIRQYAEHIRDYNSRFVYDKSITEQIDHLLKILGKLETTD; this is encoded by the coding sequence TTGGCCAAAGATTTTGAAATTTCTCTGCTGCTGGATTACTATGGCTCCATGCTTACGGAAAAGCAGAGAAATGTCATTTCGTGTTATTATAATGAAGATCTTTCTCTTTCGGAAATTGCACAGAACGAGGGCATAACCCGTCAGGGCGTGCGCGATGCCATTAAGCGCGGCGAAGCGCAGCTGAAAGAGATGGAACAGAATCTGGGGCTGCTGCAAAAGTCCCGCGAGCGCGCGGCGGCTTTTACGCAGATTCGCCAGTATGCGGAACATATCCGCGATTACAACAGCCGTTTTGTTTACGACAAATCCATCACCGAGCAGATTGATCATCTGCTTAAAATTTTAGGCAAGCTGGAAACCACAGACTGA
- a CDS encoding KH domain-containing protein, which yields MEELLISIAQGLVEDPTTVNVTVDEPAEDGTVTYHLHVAENDMGRVIGKQGRIAKAIRVVMRAAATRQDAKVSVEID from the coding sequence ATGGAAGAACTTTTGATTTCCATTGCACAGGGGTTAGTCGAAGATCCGACCACTGTCAATGTTACCGTGGACGAGCCTGCCGAGGACGGTACCGTCACATATCATCTGCATGTTGCGGAAAATGATATGGGACGTGTCATCGGCAAGCAGGGCAGAATTGCAAAAGCAATTCGTGTGGTTATGCGCGCAGCGGCCACCCGGCAGGACGCCAAGGTGTCTGTGGAAATAGACTGA
- a CDS encoding NfeD family protein, giving the protein MDQLMAAMPFVWLAVVVAASILEAVTVQLVSIWFAVGGIAAVIAAACGASLFVQLLVFIGVTAATLLLTRPAVKKMTRFRKTETNADRYIGKTGVVTEEINNTAGRGLVKVLGSVWTARSQDGGVIAAGENVTVQSIEGVKVIVTHT; this is encoded by the coding sequence ATGGATCAGCTTATGGCGGCAATGCCGTTTGTGTGGCTGGCAGTTGTGGTGGCTGCTTCAATTCTGGAGGCAGTGACTGTGCAGTTGGTCAGCATCTGGTTTGCTGTCGGCGGGATTGCGGCTGTGATTGCCGCGGCCTGTGGCGCCAGCCTTTTTGTGCAGTTGCTTGTCTTTATCGGTGTCACTGCTGCGACCCTGCTGCTGACGCGGCCTGCGGTTAAGAAAATGACGCGTTTCCGCAAGACAGAAACTAACGCCGACCGCTACATCGGTAAAACCGGTGTGGTGACAGAAGAAATCAACAACACGGCCGGACGTGGCTTGGTGAAAGTGCTTGGCAGCGTTTGGACTGCTCGCTCGCAGGACGGCGGCGTGATTGCCGCCGGAGAGAACGTAACCGTGCAGAGCATCGAGGGTGTCAAAGTGATTGTAACACACACCTGA
- the coaD gene encoding pantetheine-phosphate adenylyltransferase — protein sequence MKEEKVAICPGSFDPVTLGHLDIIRRSCKLFDRVIVAVLDNPEKKTAFTAEERMDMLRRCTNGLPQVEIDSFHGLLAEYARQKRAVAVVRGLRALSDFEYEFQMSLTNRNLNPNLETIFFNTQAENMFLSSSVVKQIAVFGGDISKCVPQCIMQDINDRIYAGGNRHE from the coding sequence GTGAAAGAAGAAAAAGTGGCAATTTGCCCAGGCAGCTTTGACCCGGTGACACTGGGGCATCTGGATATTATCCGGCGTTCCTGCAAATTGTTTGATCGGGTGATTGTTGCGGTTTTGGACAACCCCGAAAAAAAGACAGCCTTTACAGCAGAAGAGCGCATGGATATGCTCCGCCGCTGTACCAACGGTCTGCCGCAGGTGGAAATAGACAGTTTTCACGGTTTGCTTGCCGAATACGCACGCCAGAAAAGGGCGGTTGCGGTTGTGCGGGGTCTGCGTGCGCTGTCTGACTTTGAGTATGAGTTTCAGATGTCGCTGACAAACCGGAACCTGAACCCCAATCTGGAAACCATCTTTTTCAATACGCAGGCGGAAAATATGTTTCTCAGCTCCAGTGTGGTAAAGCAGATTGCTGTTTTCGGCGGTGATATCTCCAAGTGTGTGCCACAGTGCATTATGCAGGACATCAATGACCGAATCTATGCAGGAGGGAACAGGCATGAGTGA
- the purE gene encoding 5-(carboxyamino)imidazole ribonucleotide mutase, with protein sequence MATKKAAVIMGSDSDFPTVSKAIQKFKELDIPFEVHVMSAHRTPEAAASFARGAKDAGFGVILAAAGMAAHLAGVLAAGTTLPVIGIPISSANLGGLESLLSTVQMPSGIPVATVAINGAQNAAILAAEILALSDEKLAAKLEQAKIDMAEGVAKKDAAIQEKVREL encoded by the coding sequence ATGGCAACAAAAAAAGCAGCAGTCATCATGGGCAGTGACAGCGACTTTCCCACAGTCAGCAAGGCGATTCAAAAGTTTAAAGAACTGGACATTCCCTTTGAAGTTCACGTGATGAGTGCGCACCGTACGCCGGAGGCGGCGGCTTCCTTTGCACGCGGCGCCAAAGACGCCGGCTTCGGTGTGATTTTGGCGGCGGCGGGTATGGCGGCGCATTTGGCAGGTGTTCTGGCTGCCGGCACGACACTGCCGGTTATCGGGATTCCTATTTCGTCCGCGAACCTTGGCGGTTTGGAATCGCTGCTTTCCACGGTGCAGATGCCCAGCGGTATTCCGGTTGCAACCGTTGCAATCAACGGCGCGCAGAACGCCGCGATTCTGGCGGCAGAGATTTTAGCACTTTCTGACGAAAAACTTGCGGCAAAGCTGGAACAGGCAAAAATCGACATGGCAGAGGGCGTTGCCAAAAAGGATGCCGCCATTCAAGAGAAGGTCAGGGAACTGTAA
- a CDS encoding SPFH domain-containing protein produces the protein MNSISAGLFVLIAIIVILLLILISNIKIVPQAHAYVIERLGAYHVTWSTGIHFKIPFIEKIAKKVSMKEQVIDFPPQPVITKDNVTMQIDTVVYFQITDPKLYCYGVERPLSAIENLSATTLRNIIGDLELDHTLTSRDYINTKIRTTLDEATDAWGIKVNRVELKNILPPAEIQDSMEKQMKAERERRAQILEAEGQKQSTILVAEGEKESTILRAEAQKEAAIRQAQGQAQAIREVQSAYADALKLLNEANPSDRVIALKSLEAFQKAADGKATKIIIPSEIQSLAGLATSLKEMITDPKDPK, from the coding sequence ATGAATTCCATTTCCGCAGGGCTGTTTGTGCTGATTGCCATCATTGTGATTTTGCTGCTGATTCTGATTTCTAACATTAAAATCGTACCGCAGGCGCACGCCTATGTCATTGAACGGCTGGGTGCTTATCATGTTACATGGAGCACAGGTATCCATTTTAAGATTCCGTTTATTGAAAAAATCGCAAAGAAAGTGTCTATGAAAGAACAAGTCATCGACTTTCCGCCGCAGCCTGTCATTACAAAAGACAATGTTACCATGCAGATTGATACGGTGGTGTACTTTCAAATTACAGATCCGAAGCTGTATTGCTACGGCGTGGAGCGCCCGCTTTCAGCTATCGAAAACCTTTCCGCGACAACGCTGCGTAACATCATCGGCGACTTGGAGCTGGATCACACGCTGACCAGCCGGGATTATATCAATACCAAAATCCGTACTACCTTGGACGAGGCTACCGATGCATGGGGCATTAAGGTGAACCGTGTGGAGCTGAAGAATATTCTGCCGCCGGCGGAAATTCAGGACAGCATGGAGAAGCAGATGAAGGCGGAGCGCGAACGCCGTGCCCAGATTCTGGAGGCAGAAGGACAGAAGCAAAGCACCATTCTGGTGGCGGAAGGCGAAAAGGAAAGCACCATTCTGCGTGCGGAGGCACAGAAGGAAGCGGCAATTCGGCAGGCGCAGGGACAGGCACAGGCAATTCGTGAAGTGCAGAGTGCTTATGCCGATGCCCTGAAGCTGCTCAATGAAGCCAACCCCAGTGACCGTGTGATTGCACTGAAGAGCCTGGAGGCTTTCCAAAAGGCCGCAGACGGGAAAGCGACAAAAATCATTATCCCTTCAGAAATTCAAAGTCTAGCAGGTTTGGCAACTTCCTTAAAAGAAATGATTACCGATCCGAAAGACCCGAAATAA
- the rimM gene encoding ribosome maturation factor RimM (Essential for efficient processing of 16S rRNA) produces MKTAYLEAGRIVGTHGVRGELRLEPWCDSAEFLKQFSRLYWEKDQTPVKVLSARVHKSLLLLTLEGVTTVEQADALRGRVLCFRREDVELPAGTYFQQDLIGLAVRDARTGAPYGKLTAVYGTGANDVYAVTDSAGRETLLPAIAQVIRRISLDEGVLEITPMEGLFDAD; encoded by the coding sequence ATGAAAACAGCGTATCTGGAGGCCGGCCGGATTGTGGGAACACATGGCGTGCGCGGAGAGCTGCGGTTGGAGCCGTGGTGTGATTCGGCAGAGTTTCTGAAACAGTTTTCCAGGCTGTACTGGGAGAAGGATCAAACACCGGTCAAGGTGCTTTCTGCCCGTGTGCACAAGTCACTGCTCCTGCTGACGCTGGAGGGAGTCACTACCGTGGAGCAGGCAGATGCCTTGCGCGGGCGTGTTCTGTGTTTTCGACGGGAAGATGTGGAACTGCCTGCGGGAACTTACTTTCAGCAGGATTTAATTGGCTTGGCGGTGCGCGATGCACGCACCGGTGCACCATATGGCAAGCTGACGGCGGTGTATGGCACAGGCGCCAACGATGTGTATGCCGTGACGGATTCTGCCGGCAGAGAAACGCTGCTGCCCGCCATTGCGCAGGTGATACGGCGCATTTCGCTGGATGAGGGTGTGCTGGAGATTACACCGATGGAGGGGTTGTTTGATGCGGATTGA